Proteins from one Ahaetulla prasina isolate Xishuangbanna chromosome 2, ASM2864084v1, whole genome shotgun sequence genomic window:
- the LOC131191066 gene encoding small ribosomal subunit protein uS12, translating into MGKCRGLRTARKLRSHRREQKWHDKQYKKAHLGTALKANPFGGASHAKGIVLEKVGVEAKQPNSAIRKCVRVQLIKNGKKITAFVPNDGCLNFIEENDEVLVAGFGRKGHAVGDIPGVRFKVVKVANVSLLALYKGKKERPRS; encoded by the exons ATGG GCAAGTGTCGTGGACTTCGTACAGCCAGGAAGCTGCGCAGTCACCGTCGTGAACAGAAATGGCATGACAAGCAATACAAGAAGGCCCATTTGGGTACTGCTTTGAAAGCCAATCCTTTTGGGGGAGCTTCGCATGCCAAGGGAATTGTTCTGGAAAAAGT tgGCGTAGAGGCTAAGCAGCCAAATTCTGCAATTAGAAAGTGTGTCCGAGTCCAGCTCATCAAGAATGGAAAGAAGATTACAGCTTTTGTTCCCAATGATGGTTGTTTGAACTTTATTGAG GAGAACGATGAGGTTCTAGTTGCTGGCTTTGGTCGAAAAGGACATGCTGTTGGTGACATTCCTGGAGTTCGTTTCAAGGTTGTCAAAGTGGCAAACGTTTCCTTGTTAGCCTTGTACAAAGGCAAAAAGGAGAGACCCAGatcataa
- the LOC131191067 gene encoding small ribosomal subunit protein uS12, whose translation MGKCRGLRTARKLRSHRREQKWHDKQYKKAHLGTALKANPFGGASHAKGIVLEKVGVEAKQPNSAIRKCVRVQLIKNGKKITAFVPNDGCLNFIEENDEVLVAGFGRKGHAVGDIPGVRFKVVKVANVSLLALYKGKKERPRS comes from the exons ATGG gcaagTGCCGTGGACTTCGTACAGCCAGGAAGCTGCGCAGTCACCGCAGAGAACAGAAGTGGCATGACAAGCAATATAAGAAGGCCCATCTGGGTACTGCTCTGAAAGCCAACCCTTTTGGGGGAGCTTCCCATGCTAAAGGAATCGTCCTGGAAAAAGT TGGTGTAGAGGCTAAACAGCCAAATTCTGCCATCAGGAAGTGTGTTCGAGTTCAGCTTATCAAGAATGGCAAGAAGATTACAGCTTTTGTTCCCAATGATGGCTGTTTGAATTTTATTGAG GAGAATGATGAAGTCCTGGTTGCTGGCTTCGGTCGGAAGGGTCATGCTGTTGGTGACATTCCTGGAGTTCGCTTCAAAGTTGTTAAAGTAGCCAATGTTTCTCTACTAGCCTTGTACAAAGGCAAGAAAGAGAGACCCAGATCATAA